One window from the genome of Leptidea sinapis chromosome 24, ilLepSina1.1, whole genome shotgun sequence encodes:
- the LOC126971554 gene encoding uncharacterized protein LOC126971554 isoform X2 has protein sequence MWALSDAIPAAHAPAEGVVCAIVRSSSADSIREILPSLIKRTTHESPPAALPHALLQRLALHHLVDLIFDDHIVQVKDPEEAESARLRAAMCFTRAAGPAAVLAAVRRRLGDSSQADEFCHKLRERLNRPVDSARPSVFPRVSHLPVSTRRRARSTPPAAPRPRTRKLRPLPESAPLLGTSISSTARAFFVTPLKEMANDERDSSASSKSPKNAVSTTPIKDENNLVDAPIFTELEVNNAPSEETRIDKAPSTPSIHLDDYSEKSIKSHQSDDENEQNTSENIEGEVLSIVSAETETQIIDSATTADNDESNSRPLSEKSIHERPKSFHSTESARSLSVEESEPQCVVNERDVRVTIAECILPTRHEDWEAIVKGLSEIEGLAADTLARAPASSWRSAVRAAAAHVRSLRSKVARAACSSLGSLYENRGKVLEPEVEEATTALLERCADVNRFLRAEAANALGRVACGAGSARAGVALARRGASHRAGPIRAAAAQALAKLTRHTGPSKILELPTEPRIVILKAAGELLADAHPETRLHARNLCLILSEDLRFRQLLKDSMTLSRYRAIEKYVDKLRCR, from the exons ATGTGGGCTCTCAGTGACGCT atacCGGCTGCTCACGCCCCAGCTGAAGGTGTAGTGTGTGCGATTGTTCGTAGCTCCAGTGCAGACAGCATCAGAGAAATTCTGCCATCGTTGATAAAGAGGACCACTCATGAGTCACCTCCAGCCGCTTTACCACACGCCTTGCTGCAGAGGTTGGCTCTACACCATCTCGTAGACTTGATATTCGATGATCACATCGTTCAG GTTAAGGATCCAGAAGAGGCTGAAAGTGCACGACTTAGGGCCGCGATGTGCTTCACCAGAGCGGCCGGGCCCGCAGCTGTGCTGGCAGCTGTCAGGAGAAGGCTTGGAGATTCCTCTCAAGCTGATGAATTCTGTCATAAG CTGCGGGAACGTTTAAATAGACCGGTAGATAGTGCAAGACCGTCTGTATTTCCAAG GGTATCGCACCTGCCAGTCTCTACAAGGAGACGAGCTCGGTCGACCCCTCCCGCAGCGCCGAGACCGCGCACACGTAAACTGCGACCCTTACCGGAATCAGCACCACTACTTG GTACTAGCATCAGCTCCACGGCGAGAGCTTTCTTCGTGACTCCACTCAAGGAAATGGCAAATGACGAAAG agaCTCCAGTGCAAGTTCTAAATCGCCAAAAAATGCAGTATCGACAACACCAATTAAAGACGAAAACAATCTCGTAGATGCCCCAATTTTTACCGAGTTAGAAGTAAACAATGCGCCATCTGAAGAGACTCGTATTGATAAGGCGCCAAGTACTCCATCAATTCATTTGGATGATTACTCAGAGAAATCGATTAAATCTCATCAAAGTGATGACGAAAATGAGCAGAACACTTCCGAAAATATCGAAGGAGAGGTTTTAAGTATCGTTTCAGCAGAGACTGAAACACAGATTATAGACAGTGCAACCACTGCCGATAATGATGAATCAAATTCTCGTCCTTTAAGCGAAAAATCTATACACGAACGCCCAAAAAGTTTTCATTCCACCGAATCAGCTAGGAGTTTAAGTGTAGAAGAAAGTGAGCCCCAGTGTGTGGTAAATGAGCGAGATGTAAGAGTTACTATAGCAGAATGCATTTTACCAACAAGACATGAAGATTGGGAAGCGATAGTCAAAGGTTTGTCAGAAATTGAGGGACTGGCAGCAGACACGTTAGCACGCGCTCCCGCTTCCAGCTGGCGATCTGCTGTTCGAGCTGCTGCAGCACATGTGCGTTCTCTACGGTCGAAAGTAGCACGCGCTGCTTGTTCTTCATTAGGAAGTCTGTATGAAAACCGTGGAAAAGTGCTAGAACCGGAAGTAGAAGAAGCGACTACAGCATTACTAGAACGATGCGCAGATGTAAACAGGTTCCTACGAGCAGAAGCTGCGAATGCATTAGGACGAGTTGCATGTGGTGCTGGAAGTGCTCGAGCAGGAGTAGCTCTTGCAAGACGTGGAGCTAGTCATCGGGCTGGACCTATTAGAGCTGCGGCAGCCCAAGCCTTAGCTAAACTAACACGTCACACGGGCCCATCAAAAATACTTGAACTTCCAACGGAGCCGCGCATTGTAATACTTAAAGCTGCTGGTGAACTCTTGGCCGACGCTCATCCAGAGACTAGATTACATGCGAGGAATTTATGCTTAATTCTTTCGGAAGACTTGCGCTTTCGTCAACTGCTTAAGGATTCTATGACTCTAAGTCGCTACCGTGCAATAGAAAAGTATGTGGACAAGCTGCGTTGCCGATGA
- the LOC126971668 gene encoding TLC domain-containing protein 5-like isoform X3: MVFRPEVSIATLLKLTSFVCWSWSYILCVGLRPGKTPEWYSRAVTMVHGSVASIIALWQCDALNLTADRFTDKITLGQYALMLWSWGYFAFDLLWCLVYWSDSYVMLCHHICALIAIDIYMSKENTGCTFPCTMALMEVTNPLLQTRWFMKSEGYTNSILYYVIEGVYLLLFLFLRGVLGTYLTYNILHSEMFDMDEKMITLAFYVVSLIFIFQIIGYVAYKYKTKIGNSEHGPPHCMSFVIRPIVSDHVCVPCSVKLEFWMKRLPQNEHT, encoded by the exons ATGGTTTTTAGGCCCGAAGTGTCCATTGCAACGCTTTTGAAACTGACCTCCTTTGTTTGTTGGAGTTGGTCTTATATATTATGCGTTGGGCTAAGACCAGGGAAAACCCCTGAATGGTATTCCAGGGCCGTGACGATGGTTCATGGGAGTGTGGCCTCAATAATTGCTCTGTGGCAATGTGATGCGTTAAACTTAACTGCAGATCGTTTTACag ATAAAATAACATTAGGGCAGTACGCTCTCATGCTTTGGTCATGGGGTTACTTCGCATTCGACCTGCTGTGGTGCCTAGTATATTGGTCGGATAGCTACGTCATGCTGTGTCACCACATATGCGCCCTAATCGCTATAGATATATACATGAGCAAGGAGAATACTGGATGTACCTTCCCGTGTACAATGGCTCTGATGGAAGTTACGAATCCTCTGTTGCAAACTAGATG GTTCATGAAATCAGAAGGATACACAAACAGTATTTTGTACTACGTAATAGAAGGAGTATATTTGCTTTTATTTCTGTTCCTACGTGGGGTACTGGGCACATATTTAACTTACAACATTCTTCACTCCGAAATGTTTGACATGGACGAAAAGATGATAACTCTGGCGTTTTACGTGGTGTCCCTTATCttcatatttcaaataattggCTACGTGGCTTATAAATATAAGACTAAAATT ggaaactccgagcatggCCCTCCCCATTGCATGAGCTTTGtgataaggcccatagttagcgaccacgtctgcgtacc
- the LOC126971668 gene encoding TLC domain-containing protein 5-like isoform X2 has protein sequence MVFRPEVSIATLLKLTSFVCWSWSYILCVGLRPGKTPEWYSRAVTMVHGSVASIIALWQCDALNLTADRFTDKITLGQYALMLWSWGYFAFDLLWCLVYWSDSYVMLCHHICALIAIDIYMSKENTGCTFPCTMALMEVTNPLLQTRWFMKSEGYTNSILYYVIEGVYLLLFLFLRGVLGTYLTYNILHSEMFDMDEKMITLAFYVVSLIFIFQIIGYVAYKYKTKIEEFKGFLEAIGSISHEWNLWISTFNFLIILFIHLSPVILPNKPKLF, from the exons ATGGTTTTTAGGCCCGAAGTGTCCATTGCAACGCTTTTGAAACTGACCTCCTTTGTTTGTTGGAGTTGGTCTTATATATTATGCGTTGGGCTAAGACCAGGGAAAACCCCTGAATGGTATTCCAGGGCCGTGACGATGGTTCATGGGAGTGTGGCCTCAATAATTGCTCTGTGGCAATGTGATGCGTTAAACTTAACTGCAGATCGTTTTACag ATAAAATAACATTAGGGCAGTACGCTCTCATGCTTTGGTCATGGGGTTACTTCGCATTCGACCTGCTGTGGTGCCTAGTATATTGGTCGGATAGCTACGTCATGCTGTGTCACCACATATGCGCCCTAATCGCTATAGATATATACATGAGCAAGGAGAATACTGGATGTACCTTCCCGTGTACAATGGCTCTGATGGAAGTTACGAATCCTCTGTTGCAAACTAGATG GTTCATGAAATCAGAAGGATACACAAACAGTATTTTGTACTACGTAATAGAAGGAGTATATTTGCTTTTATTTCTGTTCCTACGTGGGGTACTGGGCACATATTTAACTTACAACATTCTTCACTCCGAAATGTTTGACATGGACGAAAAGATGATAACTCTGGCGTTTTACGTGGTGTCCCTTATCttcatatttcaaataattggCTACGTGGCTTATAAATATAAGACTAAAATT GAAGAGTTTAAAGGGTTTCTTGAAGCGATCGGATCAATAAGTCACGAGTGGAACTTGTGGATTTCAACgtttaattttcttataatacttTTCATACATTTGTCGCCCGTAATTCTTCCCAATAAacctaaattattttaa
- the LOC126971668 gene encoding TLC domain-containing protein 5-like isoform X4 → MVFRPEVSIATLLKLTSFVCWSWSYILCVGLRPGKTPEWYSRAVTMVHGSVASIIALWQCDALNLTADRFTDKITLGQYALMLWSWGYFAFDLLWCLVYWSDSYVMLCHHICALIAIDIYMSKENTGCTFPCTMALMEVTNPLLQTRWFMKSEGYTNSILYYVIEGVYLLLFLFLRGVLGTYLTYNILHSEMFDMDEKMITLAFYVVSLIFIFQIIGYVAYKYKTKIEEFKGILEEIGLVLNGQW, encoded by the exons ATGGTTTTTAGGCCCGAAGTGTCCATTGCAACGCTTTTGAAACTGACCTCCTTTGTTTGTTGGAGTTGGTCTTATATATTATGCGTTGGGCTAAGACCAGGGAAAACCCCTGAATGGTATTCCAGGGCCGTGACGATGGTTCATGGGAGTGTGGCCTCAATAATTGCTCTGTGGCAATGTGATGCGTTAAACTTAACTGCAGATCGTTTTACag ATAAAATAACATTAGGGCAGTACGCTCTCATGCTTTGGTCATGGGGTTACTTCGCATTCGACCTGCTGTGGTGCCTAGTATATTGGTCGGATAGCTACGTCATGCTGTGTCACCACATATGCGCCCTAATCGCTATAGATATATACATGAGCAAGGAGAATACTGGATGTACCTTCCCGTGTACAATGGCTCTGATGGAAGTTACGAATCCTCTGTTGCAAACTAGATG GTTCATGAAATCAGAAGGATACACAAACAGTATTTTGTACTACGTAATAGAAGGAGTATATTTGCTTTTATTTCTGTTCCTACGTGGGGTACTGGGCACATATTTAACTTACAACATTCTTCACTCCGAAATGTTTGACATGGACGAAAAGATGATAACTCTGGCGTTTTACGTGGTGTCCCTTATCttcatatttcaaataattggCTACGTGGCTTATAAATATAAGACTAAAATT GAAGAATTTAAAGGGATTCTTGAAGAAATTGGATTAGTATTAAATGGACAGTGGTGA